A part of Blastopirellula marina genomic DNA contains:
- a CDS encoding M24 family metallopeptidase has protein sequence MLGINVEACRSRQKRLLKALEDQSLDAIVITQNEHVQWLAGPRYEWKFSPAAVLFADGRLALVAPNEAPETAAADDVHTYEAQWLCTLRNDQRAASSNAVLGILREGGNLKRLGVEFSSYPVHVSSQFSAELVDVEPELYRQRRKKDADELAKLRMAISGTEKMYKKAREIICPGINELEVFNQLQAAAVAQYGEALTGTGNDYASGEMGGPARDRNVEDGELYILDLGPAFRGYFADNSRAIAVNGKPTDQQQEAWTYIMKVFTHLESVVKPGKSCKELFLEVQDILKEAPIGEFPHHLGHGIGLYPHEAPHLNSCWDDTFAVGDVFTCEPGLYDERLRFGMRLENDYLVTETGVENLSPFKMELA, from the coding sequence ATGCTGGGAATCAACGTTGAAGCGTGTCGAAGTCGGCAGAAACGCCTGCTCAAGGCCCTCGAAGATCAATCGCTGGATGCGATTGTCATCACCCAAAACGAACACGTCCAATGGCTAGCCGGCCCACGCTACGAGTGGAAGTTTTCGCCAGCAGCTGTCCTTTTTGCGGATGGTCGTTTGGCACTGGTCGCCCCGAACGAAGCCCCTGAAACGGCGGCCGCGGACGACGTTCACACTTACGAAGCACAGTGGCTGTGCACCTTGCGCAACGACCAACGGGCCGCCTCTAGTAACGCGGTTTTAGGTATTCTCCGTGAAGGAGGCAATCTGAAGCGTCTAGGCGTAGAGTTTTCCAGCTATCCGGTTCACGTCTCGAGCCAGTTCTCGGCCGAACTGGTCGATGTCGAGCCTGAGCTTTATCGTCAGCGTCGCAAGAAAGATGCGGACGAGTTGGCCAAGCTTCGCATGGCAATCAGCGGCACCGAAAAGATGTACAAAAAGGCCCGCGAGATCATTTGCCCTGGCATCAACGAGTTGGAAGTCTTCAATCAACTGCAAGCCGCTGCTGTTGCCCAATATGGCGAAGCGCTGACCGGTACCGGGAATGACTACGCCAGTGGCGAAATGGGTGGCCCAGCTCGTGATCGTAATGTGGAAGATGGCGAACTGTACATCTTGGATCTCGGTCCTGCATTCCGTGGCTATTTCGCCGACAACAGCCGCGCGATCGCCGTTAACGGCAAGCCGACCGACCAGCAGCAGGAAGCTTGGACCTACATCATGAAGGTCTTCACCCATCTCGAATCGGTGGTGAAACCCGGTAAGAGCTGCAAAGAGTTGTTCCTGGAGGTGCAAGACATCCTGAAGGAAGCTCCGATTGGCGAGTTCCCTCACCACTTGGGGCACGGTATCGGTCTCTACCCGCACGAAGCTCCTCACTTGAACTCTTGCTGGGACGATACGTTCGCTGTCGGCGATGTCTTCACCTGCGAACCCGGCTTGTACGACGAGCGTCTCCGCTTCGGCATGCGACTCGAAAACGATTACTTAGTTACCGAGACCGGCGTCGAAAATCTCTCGCCCTTCAAGATGGAACTGGCCTAG
- a CDS encoding ketoacyl-ACP synthase III → MKYASIGPISIYLPERIETNQQLQAEYPSWDMDLIYPKTGIAARHIAAEDECASDLGVAAAERLFEEHNIDPQSIDFLLFCTQTPDYPLPTSACLMQQRLGLRLSCGALDFNLGCSGFIYGLSLAEGLIRAGVAKRVLFITAETYSKYIDHDDRSLRTIFGDGAAATLIDAADEPTLDGFQFGTDGSGADTLMVTDGGARPAKDAHTPRHRKRWNSRLYMDGPALINFTVGAIPQLVRNIFSAAGIPNSDVELYLFHQATRKMLEQLQESLGVDSDRMPIALENVGNTVSATIPLLIHDLRKQGRLKKGAKHLLVGFGVGWSWGGCIWHDTYGSGA, encoded by the coding sequence GTGAAATACGCATCCATCGGTCCTATCTCTATCTATCTGCCGGAAAGGATTGAGACCAACCAACAGTTACAAGCCGAGTACCCCAGTTGGGATATGGACTTGATCTATCCGAAGACGGGGATCGCGGCTCGGCATATCGCGGCTGAAGACGAATGCGCCTCGGATTTGGGGGTCGCAGCAGCCGAACGGCTGTTCGAAGAACACAATATCGATCCACAGTCGATCGACTTTCTACTGTTCTGTACTCAGACGCCTGACTATCCGTTGCCCACCTCGGCCTGCCTGATGCAGCAGCGTCTTGGCCTGCGACTCTCGTGCGGGGCGTTGGATTTCAATCTGGGCTGCTCCGGTTTCATCTACGGCTTGTCACTTGCGGAAGGGCTGATCCGGGCTGGTGTGGCCAAGCGTGTGCTGTTTATCACGGCTGAAACCTACTCGAAATACATCGATCACGACGATCGCAGTCTTCGCACGATCTTTGGAGACGGGGCTGCCGCTACGCTAATCGATGCGGCCGACGAACCGACGCTCGATGGATTCCAATTCGGAACCGATGGCAGTGGTGCTGATACGCTGATGGTGACTGATGGTGGCGCTCGACCGGCCAAAGACGCGCATACGCCGCGGCATCGCAAACGCTGGAACAGCCGCTTGTACATGGACGGCCCAGCGCTGATCAACTTCACCGTCGGTGCGATTCCTCAACTGGTGCGAAACATCTTCTCGGCGGCGGGCATACCGAATTCCGACGTCGAACTCTATCTATTTCACCAGGCCACCCGTAAAATGCTGGAGCAGTTACAGGAAAGCCTCGGGGTCGATTCGGACCGCATGCCGATCGCTTTGGAAAACGTGGGGAACACGGTCTCAGCGACGATCCCTCTTCTGATCCACGATTTACGAAAGCAAGGTCGCCTGAAGAAGGGAGCCAAGCATTTGCTGGTCGGATTCGGGGTTGGTTGGTCGTGGGGAGGCTGCATCTGGCACGACACCTACGGTAGCGGTGCCTGA
- a CDS encoding YqgE/AlgH family protein, which yields METLAGKFLIASPYLPDPNFLRTVVLMVQHDQEGALGLVLTRPINLTVQEMWKNVSGEQVDATEHVLQGGPVEGPLMAIHQVEELSEIEIIPGVYFAAQRENIEPLIREGERPYRLFLGYSGWAAQQLEDEMEVGGWLTLPATKEPIFESDTDLLWKSVAGEVGSNIMRQSLNLKSMPQDPNMN from the coding sequence ATGGAAACTCTGGCTGGCAAATTCTTAATCGCGTCTCCCTATCTGCCTGATCCCAATTTTCTCCGGACCGTGGTGCTAATGGTCCAACACGATCAGGAAGGGGCACTTGGCCTGGTGCTAACGCGCCCAATCAATCTGACCGTGCAAGAGATGTGGAAGAACGTCAGCGGCGAACAGGTCGACGCCACCGAACATGTCTTGCAAGGAGGACCGGTCGAAGGTCCCTTGATGGCCATTCACCAGGTGGAAGAGCTCTCCGAAATCGAGATCATCCCTGGCGTTTATTTTGCCGCCCAACGCGAGAACATCGAGCCACTCATCCGCGAAGGAGAACGTCCCTATCGCTTGTTCCTGGGATATTCCGGCTGGGCAGCTCAGCAGTTGGAAGACGAGATGGAAGTCGGTGGCTGGCTAACGCTACCGGCCACCAAAGAGCCGATCTTCGAATCCGATACCGACCTTTTATGGAAAAGCGTTGCCGGAGAAGTCGGCTCGAACATCATGCGACAATCGCTCAATCTGAAGAGCATGCCGCAAGATCCGAACATGAACTGA
- the leuC gene encoding 3-isopropylmalate dehydratase large subunit: MIAENAPRTMFQKIWDNHCVVAEPGKQTLLYIDLQLVHEVTSAQAFEGLRLAGRKVRRPELTKATPDHNVPTTDRSLPIVDPISKQQIDTLRRNCEEFGVELFDLNDIKQGVVHVIGPELGLTQPGMTIVCGDSHTATHGAFGALAFGIGTSEVEHVLATQTLLQSPPKTMELRINGTLGKGVTAKDLVLFLIGHLSTSGGTGYVLEYTGEAIRNLTMEQRMTVCNMSIEAGARAGMIAPDETTFEYIRGREFAPKDMDAAIERWKNLPSDPGAQYDKVIEFDAKDIAPQVTWGTNPGQVCAVNANIPSPGDFADATERRSTESALEYMDLKAGAPMTDVQINRVFIGSCTNGRIEDLRAAASVVKGHKKADHVHAMVVPGSGQVRKQAQEEGLDKIFTEAGFEWREAGCSMCLAMNPDKLEPGERCASTSNRNFEGRQGKGGRTHLVSPEMAAAAGISGHFVDVREWEFK; encoded by the coding sequence ATGATCGCGGAAAATGCCCCCCGTACGATGTTCCAGAAGATCTGGGACAATCATTGTGTCGTTGCCGAACCAGGCAAGCAGACCCTTCTGTACATTGACCTTCAATTAGTGCACGAAGTTACCAGTGCGCAAGCGTTTGAAGGCCTGCGGCTGGCTGGCCGCAAGGTTCGCCGCCCGGAACTCACCAAGGCGACGCCGGACCACAACGTGCCGACGACCGATCGCTCGCTACCGATCGTCGATCCCATCTCGAAACAGCAGATCGATACGCTGCGCCGCAACTGCGAAGAATTCGGTGTCGAACTGTTCGATCTGAACGATATCAAGCAAGGTGTCGTCCACGTGATCGGTCCCGAACTTGGCCTCACGCAGCCTGGCATGACAATTGTCTGCGGCGACAGCCACACCGCCACGCATGGTGCTTTCGGGGCCCTGGCGTTTGGAATCGGGACTAGCGAAGTCGAACACGTGCTCGCCACGCAAACCCTGCTGCAAAGCCCGCCCAAGACAATGGAACTTCGTATCAACGGAACGCTTGGTAAGGGCGTTACGGCGAAGGACCTCGTGTTGTTCCTAATTGGTCACCTCTCTACCTCTGGCGGAACGGGCTACGTCCTGGAGTACACCGGCGAAGCCATTCGCAACTTGACCATGGAGCAGCGGATGACCGTCTGTAACATGTCGATCGAAGCAGGTGCCCGAGCTGGGATGATCGCTCCCGACGAAACGACGTTCGAGTACATCCGCGGTCGCGAATTCGCGCCGAAAGATATGGACGCGGCGATCGAGCGATGGAAGAACCTTCCTTCCGATCCAGGTGCGCAGTACGACAAGGTGATCGAGTTCGATGCGAAGGACATCGCACCACAAGTGACTTGGGGCACGAACCCTGGTCAGGTTTGTGCGGTGAACGCCAACATTCCTTCCCCTGGCGATTTCGCCGACGCGACCGAACGTCGCTCGACCGAATCGGCCTTGGAATACATGGACCTGAAAGCGGGCGCCCCGATGACCGACGTGCAGATCAATCGCGTCTTCATTGGCTCGTGCACGAACGGTCGTATCGAAGATCTGCGGGCGGCAGCCAGCGTTGTGAAAGGCCACAAGAAGGCGGATCACGTCCACGCGATGGTGGTGCCTGGCAGTGGTCAGGTTCGAAAGCAGGCTCAGGAAGAAGGTCTCGATAAGATTTTCACCGAAGCCGGTTTCGAGTGGCGTGAAGCAGGTTGCAGTATGTGTCTGGCCATGAACCCAGACAAACTGGAGCCAGGCGAACGCTGTGCTTCGACCAGCAATCGCAACTTCGAAGGTCGCCAAGGTAAAGGTGGTCGTACCCATCTGGTCAGCCCCGAGATGGCCGCCGCCGCTGGCATTTCTGGCCACTTCGTCGATGTCCGCGAGTGGGAATTCAAATAA
- a CDS encoding serine/threonine protein kinase, producing MASDTPPNSMDRHFEETIVAPTGGSVTSTQSSSPHIALVEGSSSPHFSRVTQSLLRFRLRIATMVMFGIFAVYFVWHIYDHLIGAEVGSSEGSFLISLHAGILVILGVSGYMLCPKCDMRRGLLRMQELVTFGLPALFLILLQYHSMQICAVRHNMLQNPAPGWLLLIFIYALFIPNKWQRAALVIGAMVLAPIVLLGYAWATDNACAAVMYGSPEMMAEIAMKMVLCGGVAVFGVYTINVLRTEAFHAKQLGQYRLSRSLGAGGMGEVYLAHHYLMKRPCAIKIIRPEKAGDSNVLARFEREVHASSKLSHWNNIDIYDYGRTEDGTFYYVMEYLPGLNVADLVHRFGPLTPGRVIHLLRQICDALNEAHSQGMIHRDIKPANVFAAKRGGYFDVAKLLDFGLAKPIASTEDSNLTQEGMITGSPLFMSPEQASGESEPDNRSDIYSVGILAYFMLTGHAPFEYDRPIKVIIAHAHEPVVPPSQVIASVPEDLEAIVMRCLEKDPNKRYQAILDMAEDLERCESFGTWRQSDAVKWWTENETIAECPQPDAVEETMPVSIRS from the coding sequence ATGGCCAGTGACACTCCCCCAAATTCGATGGATCGGCATTTTGAGGAGACAATCGTTGCGCCTACGGGAGGCTCCGTCACTTCGACGCAATCTTCCTCGCCGCACATCGCGTTAGTGGAAGGATCGTCCAGCCCGCACTTCTCGCGGGTGACGCAATCGCTTCTTCGCTTCCGTCTTCGGATTGCCACGATGGTGATGTTCGGCATTTTTGCCGTCTATTTCGTATGGCATATCTACGATCATCTGATCGGAGCCGAAGTTGGCAGCAGCGAAGGGTCGTTCTTAATTAGTTTACATGCCGGCATCCTGGTAATCCTGGGCGTCAGCGGTTACATGCTGTGCCCAAAGTGTGACATGCGTCGCGGACTCTTGCGAATGCAGGAACTCGTTACGTTCGGGCTGCCAGCTTTGTTTCTGATATTGCTTCAGTATCACAGCATGCAAATCTGTGCGGTGCGGCATAACATGCTGCAGAATCCGGCGCCGGGTTGGTTGCTGTTGATCTTCATTTATGCCTTGTTCATTCCCAACAAGTGGCAGCGAGCTGCGTTGGTGATTGGGGCAATGGTCCTGGCGCCAATCGTTTTGCTGGGATATGCTTGGGCGACCGATAACGCCTGTGCCGCGGTGATGTATGGCAGCCCGGAAATGATGGCCGAAATCGCCATGAAGATGGTCCTCTGCGGCGGTGTTGCTGTGTTCGGTGTTTACACGATTAACGTGCTGCGAACAGAAGCCTTTCACGCGAAGCAACTCGGCCAATACCGACTCAGCCGCAGCCTCGGTGCTGGGGGCATGGGCGAGGTGTACCTGGCTCATCATTACCTGATGAAGCGTCCCTGTGCGATTAAGATTATTCGCCCTGAGAAGGCGGGCGACTCGAACGTGTTGGCTCGTTTCGAGCGAGAAGTTCACGCTTCGTCCAAGTTGTCGCACTGGAACAACATCGACATCTACGACTACGGCCGTACCGAAGACGGGACGTTTTATTACGTCATGGAGTACCTGCCAGGCTTGAACGTCGCGGACTTGGTCCACCGATTTGGTCCCTTAACGCCTGGGCGTGTCATCCACTTGCTTCGTCAGATTTGCGATGCGTTGAACGAGGCTCATTCGCAAGGCATGATCCACCGCGACATCAAGCCAGCGAACGTCTTCGCTGCGAAACGTGGTGGTTACTTCGACGTTGCTAAGTTGTTGGATTTCGGTTTAGCAAAGCCAATCGCTTCGACTGAAGATTCGAATCTGACTCAGGAAGGGATGATCACCGGTTCGCCGCTTTTCATGTCTCCGGAACAAGCCAGTGGCGAGAGCGAGCCTGATAACCGCAGCGATATTTACTCGGTTGGCATCTTGGCCTACTTCATGCTCACTGGCCACGCTCCATTTGAGTACGATCGCCCCATTAAGGTAATCATCGCACATGCCCACGAACCGGTTGTTCCCCCATCGCAGGTGATTGCCAGCGTTCCCGAAGACCTGGAAGCGATCGTGATGCGATGCCTCGAGAAGGACCCCAATAAACGGTATCAGGCCATTCTCGATATGGCGGAAGATCTGGAGAGGTGCGAATCGTTCGGCACTTGGCGTCAGTCGGATGCCGTCAAATGGTGGACCGAAAACGAGACGATCGCCGAATGCCCCCAACCCGATGCGGTGGAAGAAACGATGCCGGTCAGCATTCGTTCGTAA